In Dethiosulfovibrio salsuginis, a single genomic region encodes these proteins:
- a CDS encoding DMT family transporter, producing MDSLGLGMIVGSALTNAAASSMMKAGFGHRGDLMDHGVLGAVWQIVTNPWAIGGVMLFGISFVFMSAALSRVDLSVAYPLMSGIVYLVVLSVSVLLFGESLGVAKLLGVLAILSGITVLSLGA from the coding sequence TTGGATTCGCTTGGCCTTGGAATGATAGTGGGATCGGCCCTCACAAACGCCGCCGCTAGCTCGATGATGAAGGCGGGATTCGGCCATAGGGGGGATCTTATGGACCACGGTGTTCTAGGGGCGGTCTGGCAGATTGTGACAAATCCCTGGGCCATCGGGGGAGTCATGTTGTTTGGGATCTCCTTCGTCTTTATGAGTGCTGCCCTTTCTCGGGTGGATCTGTCGGTGGCCTATCCTCTTATGTCGGGTATAGTCTACCTGGTGGTCCTGTCTGTGTCGGTCCTGTTGTTCGGCGAGTCCCTAGGGGTCGCCAAGCTCCTCGGTGTCCTGGCTATTCTGTCGGGTATAACCGTCCTGTCCCTTGGGGCTTAG
- a CDS encoding ATP-binding protein — translation MFDREASGSLSDAYTEEYIVKGDSFLEVGEASTKLKSSLKMLGLPSNVTRRASVVVYEAEMNVMIHAGGGVIRAYIYPDYLIIEAADQGPGIPDVDLAMQEGYSTASDRIRELGFGAGMGLPNIKRNADDLTIDTELGRGTTLRATLRFERG, via the coding sequence ATGTTCGATAGAGAAGCGTCAGGCTCCTTAAGCGACGCCTACACCGAGGAATATATAGTCAAAGGGGACAGTTTTCTGGAGGTCGGGGAGGCCTCGACGAAGCTGAAGAGCAGCCTCAAGATGCTAGGGTTGCCCTCAAACGTCACCAGGAGGGCATCGGTGGTGGTCTACGAGGCGGAGATGAACGTAATGATCCACGCAGGAGGAGGGGTTATTCGTGCCTATATCTACCCCGATTACCTCATAATAGAGGCCGCCGATCAGGGGCCCGGGATACCTGATGTGGATTTAGCGATGCAGGAGGGGTATTCAACCGCCTCCGACAGAATAAGGGAGCTCGGTTTTGGCGCAGGCATGGGCCTTCCCAACATAAAGAGAAACGCCGATGATCTGACCATAGACACCGAGCTGGGGAGAGGGACCACTTTAAGGGCCACCTTGCGATTTGAGAGGGGGTAA
- a CDS encoding PHP domain-containing protein, with product MNLRPVKVDLHLHTVLSPCGELEMGALEVVAKALKEGIEILAVTDHNSCLNYPALKGAARDSGLTVIPGMEVQTVEDVHVVTLFPDYERALACQDWVWETLPDVPNREDLFGYQVVIDENNGVLDMVPRLLVQGTDRTVDQVLHKVHQLGGLTILAHVDRPAFSYLAVLGFIPDDLPVNAVEISARATEEQAKAIMDSYPSRTFLKSSDSHRLSEIDGDRCSTMILGDVSFDEVKKALLRQEGRSVEAKWRRSDA from the coding sequence GTGAACCTCCGGCCTGTGAAGGTAGACCTCCACCTTCACACCGTCCTGTCTCCCTGCGGAGAGCTGGAGATGGGGGCATTGGAGGTGGTGGCCAAGGCCCTTAAGGAGGGCATAGAGATCCTGGCTGTGACCGACCACAACAGCTGTCTGAACTATCCCGCCCTGAAGGGCGCCGCCAGAGATTCCGGTCTTACGGTCATACCTGGTATGGAGGTGCAGACCGTGGAGGACGTCCACGTGGTGACGCTGTTTCCCGACTACGAAAGGGCTCTGGCCTGTCAGGACTGGGTCTGGGAGACCCTCCCGGACGTCCCCAATAGGGAGGACCTATTTGGCTATCAGGTGGTTATAGACGAGAATAACGGTGTCCTGGACATGGTCCCTAGGCTACTGGTCCAGGGAACCGACAGGACGGTGGACCAGGTGCTCCATAAGGTCCACCAGCTAGGTGGATTGACCATACTGGCTCACGTGGACAGGCCCGCTTTTTCCTACCTGGCGGTGCTGGGGTTCATCCCCGACGATCTGCCGGTGAACGCTGTGGAGATATCCGCTAGGGCGACGGAGGAACAGGCCAAGGCGATAATGGATAGCTATCCATCCAGGACGTTCCTGAAGTCCTCCGACTCCCACCGGCTTTCGGAGATAGACGGCGATCGATGTTCCACGATGATCCTCGGGGACGTCTCTTTCGACGAGGTAAAAAAGGCACTCCTTCGGCAGGAAGGAAGGAGCGTAGAGGCAAAATGGAGGCGAAGCGATGCTTGA
- a CDS encoding [Fe-Fe] hydrogenase large subunit C-terminal domain-containing protein gives MTTGIKVQLSSCRGCSRCIRACPTEAMRVFDKKVKVIEDLCVDCGECLRKCEDRAIVLNEDNWRLLASQERTVVVADPAFYAQTRGYSCPEELRKRLEEAGLEDITPWTGLAFDVTAYAIAKEVDRRGPESLPLISTYCPAVIRLIQINYPELVGRFVPIESPLETAVSLWREDTGRTDDVTLIAPCPAKIALVRCPEGRGESSIRYAVSVQKVVRDLLAGGVDVDSPVPPCSKELRYLQWSLRGGEAKHVASFCERPIKTISVAGLRNTVDLLRELELGRLEGVDYIECRACDLGCIGGVGNLESRFLTHLRLDHSEVSWEMDPETESEVIRRYDQGIFKLPIPIKARQRIPLDKDLKQAMIRLREMNQIYADLPHLDCGSCGRPSCRALAEDVVRGNGDPSDCIFKLRERIYELAQEMAELSSRSPHVLK, from the coding sequence GTGACCACCGGAATAAAGGTGCAGCTTTCCAGCTGTCGAGGTTGTTCCCGGTGTATAAGGGCCTGTCCTACAGAGGCCATGAGGGTTTTCGACAAAAAGGTAAAGGTCATAGAGGATCTGTGCGTCGACTGCGGCGAGTGTCTCAGAAAGTGCGAGGATCGGGCCATAGTCCTCAACGAGGATAACTGGAGGCTACTCGCCAGCCAGGAGAGGACGGTTGTCGTGGCTGACCCGGCTTTCTACGCCCAGACCAGAGGATACAGCTGTCCCGAGGAGCTGAGAAAGAGGCTTGAGGAGGCCGGTCTTGAGGATATAACCCCTTGGACGGGCCTGGCCTTCGACGTTACCGCCTACGCCATAGCGAAGGAGGTGGACAGAAGAGGGCCAGAGAGCCTCCCCCTTATATCCACCTACTGTCCCGCTGTGATCCGGCTCATACAGATAAACTACCCCGAGCTGGTGGGGCGATTCGTCCCTATAGAGTCACCTCTGGAGACGGCGGTATCCCTCTGGAGGGAGGATACCGGAAGGACCGACGACGTTACTTTGATAGCTCCCTGTCCCGCTAAGATCGCCTTGGTTCGCTGTCCTGAGGGGAGAGGGGAGAGCTCGATCCGTTATGCGGTGTCGGTCCAGAAGGTGGTCAGAGACCTTCTGGCAGGAGGGGTCGACGTAGATAGCCCTGTCCCCCCCTGTAGCAAGGAACTCAGGTATCTCCAGTGGTCCCTGAGAGGAGGGGAGGCCAAACACGTGGCGTCCTTCTGCGAGAGGCCCATAAAGACCATCTCCGTGGCGGGGCTGAGAAACACCGTCGATTTGCTCAGAGAGCTGGAGCTCGGCAGGCTGGAGGGAGTGGACTACATAGAGTGTCGGGCCTGTGACCTGGGCTGTATCGGAGGGGTTGGCAACCTGGAATCTCGGTTTCTGACCCATCTCAGGCTGGACCACTCGGAGGTCAGTTGGGAGATGGACCCGGAGACCGAGTCGGAGGTTATAAGACGGTATGATCAAGGGATATTCAAGCTGCCGATACCTATAAAGGCCAGGCAGAGGATTCCTCTGGACAAAGACCTCAAGCAGGCTATGATCCGACTGAGGGAGATGAACCAGATCTACGCCGATCTGCCCCACCTCGACTGCGGTTCCTGCGGTCGGCCTTCCTGTAGGGCTCTGGCGGAGGACGTGGTCCGAGGCAACGGCGATCCTTCCGACTGTATCTTCAAGCTCCGAGAGAGGATCTACGAGCTGGCTCAGGAGATGGCGGAGCTGTCGTCCCGCTCGCCTCACGTCCTGAAATAG
- a CDS encoding uracil-DNA glycosylase, with protein sequence MTWEELHSAVARCRRCPLHLERTMPVFGEGPRDSSVLFVGEGPGAEEDLSGRPFVGRSGRFLSQLMEEAGVPRESVFISNVVRCRPPGNRDPKPAEVAACLPWLERLIDLLKPEVVVTVGNVPSRLLLDTKVGITSLRGEFHRCRFAERELTVRPIFHPSYLLRNRSRERGKPLSLTLDDLRALSPWLAGGIP encoded by the coding sequence ATGACCTGGGAGGAGCTTCATTCGGCGGTAGCTAGATGTCGCAGGTGTCCTCTACACCTGGAGAGGACCATGCCGGTCTTCGGCGAAGGCCCTAGGGACAGCTCCGTACTGTTCGTCGGAGAGGGGCCCGGTGCTGAGGAGGACCTGTCCGGCCGTCCCTTCGTAGGGAGGTCGGGCCGTTTTCTGTCCCAGCTCATGGAGGAGGCCGGAGTCCCAAGGGAGTCGGTTTTTATCTCCAACGTGGTTCGCTGTAGGCCTCCTGGCAATAGAGACCCTAAGCCAGCGGAGGTCGCCGCCTGTTTGCCCTGGCTCGAGAGGTTGATCGATCTTTTAAAGCCTGAAGTCGTCGTTACCGTAGGGAACGTTCCGTCCAGGCTTTTGCTCGACACCAAGGTGGGGATAACCTCCCTGAGAGGCGAGTTTCATCGGTGCCGTTTCGCAGAGAGGGAGTTGACCGTAAGGCCTATATTCCACCCCTCCTATTTGCTTAGAAATAGATCTAGAGAGCGGGGAAAACCTCTGTCTCTTACCCTCGACGATCTTAGAGCTTTATCTCCCTGGCTTGCCGGGGGTATTCCCTAG
- a CDS encoding nitroreductase family protein: protein MENKLIDVILARRSIRRYKDRPVEKEKIDALVRCAAAAPSAGNGRPVHFIVIRDRVVLDGIAKVHPYGAMLAQAPVAVVICADKDKNPLSRSYWEQDCGAAMENLLIAAQAMDLGAVWLGVCHLPDEGAEIRSMIHVPDHVPIMGIASIGYPDEEKRPHSGEPAERLHLERW from the coding sequence ATGGAAAACAAGTTAATCGACGTTATTTTGGCCCGCAGAAGCATCCGCCGGTATAAAGACCGTCCGGTGGAGAAGGAGAAAATAGACGCCCTAGTCCGGTGTGCCGCTGCCGCTCCCAGCGCAGGTAACGGTCGTCCTGTTCATTTCATAGTGATAAGGGATAGGGTGGTGTTGGACGGTATCGCCAAGGTCCATCCCTACGGTGCCATGCTGGCTCAGGCCCCTGTGGCGGTGGTGATCTGTGCCGATAAGGATAAAAACCCTCTTTCCCGATCCTACTGGGAGCAGGACTGTGGGGCTGCCATGGAGAACCTGCTTATAGCCGCCCAGGCCATGGATCTGGGGGCGGTGTGGTTGGGGGTATGTCATCTCCCCGACGAGGGGGCGGAGATAAGGTCGATGATCCACGTACCCGACCACGTGCCTATAATGGGAATTGCGTCCATAGGTTACCCCGACGAGGAGAAGAGGCCCCATTCAGGGGAACCGGCGGAGAGACTCCATCTGGAGCGGTGGTAG
- a CDS encoding serine kinase, which translates to MKISELVEALALEVKASGDLEEEISGVVVGDLLSFIMAKGQPGWAWITIQSHVNVAAVAVLRDMPLIVVASGRPVDDDLVDRCSQEGVTLAYSPLSAYVLSGKIYGLGLTEGS; encoded by the coding sequence GTGAAAATATCCGAACTGGTGGAGGCTCTGGCCCTTGAGGTCAAGGCGTCCGGTGACCTGGAGGAGGAGATCTCCGGGGTGGTCGTAGGAGATCTGCTCAGCTTTATAATGGCCAAAGGCCAGCCTGGTTGGGCGTGGATAACGATCCAGTCCCACGTAAACGTGGCGGCGGTGGCGGTGCTCAGGGATATGCCCCTTATCGTCGTAGCCTCCGGCAGGCCGGTGGACGACGATCTGGTGGATAGGTGTTCCCAGGAGGGGGTCACCTTGGCCTACTCTCCTCTGTCGGCCTACGTTCTGTCGGGGAAGATCTACGGCCTAGGGCTAACCGAGGGCTCGTGA
- a CDS encoding DRTGG domain-containing protein produces the protein MRLDQLAGFIDAEVVHGQEMLESIEIDHVYGADLMSDVLAFAQPGSLLLTGLTNIQIVRTAQMMDLPAVVFVRGKYPQKEAVDLAISLDMPVMVCHKSMFEACGILFREGLLPCSIEKRQAP, from the coding sequence ATGAGGCTCGATCAGCTTGCCGGTTTTATAGACGCCGAGGTGGTTCACGGCCAGGAGATGCTTGAGTCTATAGAGATAGACCATGTTTACGGCGCGGACCTGATGAGCGACGTCCTAGCCTTCGCTCAGCCTGGGTCTCTGTTGCTGACTGGCCTGACCAATATCCAGATAGTCAGAACCGCCCAGATGATGGATTTACCGGCGGTGGTGTTCGTGAGAGGCAAGTATCCCCAGAAGGAGGCCGTCGATCTGGCTATCAGCCTCGATATGCCCGTTATGGTCTGCCATAAGAGTATGTTCGAGGCCTGTGGGATCCTCTTTAGGGAAGGACTGTTGCCATGTTCGATAGAGAAGCGTCAGGCTCCTTAA
- a CDS encoding ATP-binding protein yields MLEDLSHHILDIGENSMRGGASSVTISVEELKREGWLRFSVVDDGRGMDEETCRKVVDPFYTTRTTRKVGLGIPFLRQSAELCEGEFKLESTLGKGTSVLATFRYDSIDRPPLGDIPSSIMTLLVEAPRIRWIYRHVVDDRSFTMDIEAIWEVLGEPEALSDPSVALWIKDYIGENIGNIR; encoded by the coding sequence ATGCTTGAGGACCTTTCCCATCACATATTGGACATAGGGGAGAACAGCATGAGGGGAGGGGCCTCTTCTGTCACCATATCGGTGGAGGAGCTTAAAAGGGAGGGATGGCTTCGGTTCTCGGTGGTCGACGACGGTAGGGGCATGGACGAAGAGACCTGCCGTAAGGTGGTGGACCCTTTCTATACCACCAGGACCACCAGAAAGGTCGGCCTTGGCATACCTTTCCTCCGTCAGTCGGCGGAGCTCTGCGAAGGTGAGTTCAAACTGGAGTCCACCTTAGGCAAAGGCACCTCGGTGCTGGCTACCTTTCGATACGACTCTATTGACAGGCCCCCTCTAGGGGATATACCGTCGTCGATAATGACCCTGCTGGTGGAGGCCCCTAGGATCAGGTGGATATACCGTCACGTGGTTGACGACCGGTCTTTCACTATGGACATAGAGGCGATCTGGGAGGTCCTGGGGGAGCCTGAGGCCCTGTCGGACCCTTCGGTGGCCCTGTGGATCAAGGATTATATCGGGGAAAACATAGGCAACATAAGGTAG